TGAGTTGACAATTTCATGAAGAACCCATGTTTTCTTGTATCTGATTACCATTTTCGGGTTTCGATTGGGAGTGTCTGTGTGTAGCCAACCCATTCATTTTTGTGCTTTTGTTATGTTCTTTAGGGAATTGAGGAATATCTGTACTCGAGATTGGAGTTAGAGGCGGCTATCCTAAGTGCTCACGAAGATATTTCAAGAAAAGACGACGAAATCCTCCAACTCAAAGACCTGCTGGCAAACATCATCAGAGATAGGGACGAATTCCAAGCACAATTGCAAGCACTTATGTCGGAGAACCAACTGCTCTCGCAACAACTGCAAATGAAGACGACACAACCACCTTCGAATTGTGCAACCTCGGACGACGAGAACATGTCCTTGTCACCCTCGAATTGTGACGATTCGACAACATGGCTCGCCTGCTAAGGTGCCATCATCGTCATCCAGCGAAAAGTACTGGCCGTGCGACAAGTCATTGCCACAGAACGGCAAGTTCTTGCAGGCAGTGATGGAGGCTGGACCCCTTCTCCACACTCTCCTCCTCGCGGGTCCGCTTCCCCGGTGGCAACATCCGCCGCCGCAGCTCAACTCCACCGACATCCCACCTGTCGCAATCTCCCCTGTTAACAGTACCACCACTCCAACTCCTGCTCAACATTCTTGTCTATGACATGCAGTGTGCGTACCTCCCCGTAACCAATTAGCTACAACCACAAAAAATTGAAGCTTTTCTTAGGTACTAATTCAGATCAGAAACAAGTGGGCTAGCTTATAAATCCACCCCTTTTAGCTTTTAGAGTCGTTTGAATCATTTTTCTACCATAACCAGGTTTTCTTTAAACATATTATAATGCAATTAGACTTGACTGCACAAGTCCCTTGTCTCAATGGAGTTCCTAGGTGGAATCTACTATGTTTCTACTGCAAAAGGGGGGAATGTTCTGGAAAAAAAAAGTTTGTAATTGTAGGAATATGCTGTTTTTGTAAATTATTTTAGCTAGATTTACTAATGCTTGTCTGATTTCCCCAGATAATATCAGATTGGTGGGGGATTTGATTTTATATCGAATGCAATCTTTTCCCTTTACGTAGATTTAGTGTATCTTGGTAGATTATGATGGTGTAGAGTGTAGACCATCGTGTCATCATTTGCAAGATGACTTATTTTGATAGAATTTAAAGTTGTTGCTTTCGTCAAATTGTTTCGTATTTTTTTACTTTGTTTAAAGGTAATGGTCGATTTATCATAATATGGCCTTAACCAAACAACTTAGCTTAAAGATACTAACCAATTTCACTTTACTTGACATTGTACCAACCATCATGCCCTCTGTCTACCACTGGATTTTAATCTGATCATTGCTCCAAATACCTTCTTGCAACGAAGGGACTTCAATTTACTATTGCCACAGTCATTATCGTTACTTAATTCTGAACATGTTTCATTACACTTTCATCTCTCCACTTCTTGTAAACCTTTGGAACGTAAAGATCAAAAGACTTCTGGTTGACGTTAACGGTACAACTTCAGTCCTTTTTGCGAATCTGAAACGCACGCTCAAAATGAAAGTAAATGGACCGAGttttatctttaaaaaaaaccggcataaatcatcaaattctCTCTTTAATGTTAAATACCTGCTTACATCACAAGAACTGTTAAAAGAGTGAATGACAGACATACAATCCAACATTGGACTAGAATGACTGGAAATATATAACAAATACGATCTTATTCATTACAAGTAATTAATGTTTCAAAGTGTTCATGCTATATGCGGCGGTTTATTCCAATCATGCATTTTCTTGAAGTTTGTCGGAGGATTACTCCCAGAAAGATACATCCCATCGCTTCGTACTTCCCAATAGCATATATTACCATAACATAAATCCGCGATTTTTGAATTAAAAACGTCGAAACTGGCATCACTCGATCCCCAGAAGAAATGGCAAAAGTAAAGAGTCCTTCTAAAGAACGAATAGCAGAAGTTCCATTCGATATTATTATTTACGGGAATCGTGGAGTTCCATATCTCCTTATTTTTAGCAGCGCAATGGGCTCTCAAATCTGGGGTATTCGGGGGAAGAAGATTGCCGACATGAATGGTGTATTTTGACAGGAATATGGAACAATATCTTTTCTCCTCGAATGCCATTGCTTGGAAGAAATTGGCAATTACGAATATTATCAGTAATTTGTGCTTCATCGTTGCAATGCTCAAAATGGACCGATGGAAAtttgtatatgtgtgtgtgtgtgtgtattttgTCTCCAAGATGTTAATTTAAGGTTGCTTTTTATAGAGtatgattgaattttttttgagaaaatgaaattatgatattttgaaATAGATTtgcaataattatatattatttcctcatgaaatttaaatttggTCAGCCATCTTCAAAATTTGTAAGCGGATTAAATGTTGAATCATGTTTGACTgccattttttttatcttccttttacataatttaatatatttaaaaaattctgTCAATTATGAAATATAATTTTGTGTATAAGGGAGAGAGATTCTCTCAAATCTCTGACTGGTCAATGATCCAGAacctatattttaaatgttattataatatttaatcaGGGAAATGTCCCCATTAATGTCGTCATAGGATTGTCTTGaatgtgtctcatgtgagagtgtctcacggatcttaatatatgagacgggtcaaccctaccctatattcacaataaaaagtaatactcttagcataaaaagtaatactttttcatagatgacccaaataaaagatctgtctcacaaatatgatccatgagatcgtctcacacaagtttttgccgatatcttaatattttgaaaacaatGAGAATATCAAAGAATCAAACATAATATTGACAGATTCGAAACAacaatttgagaatttaattatgAAATATGATCAATTGAAATATCCATTTTAACATTTTGGCATGACataaataaaatcatatttaaacaCTCTATCGCCACATATGAGTCCGAAGAAActtaatttttttctaaaaaaaaaaatcgaaaattcaaaaaaaaattattattttgagatttttttttaaaaaaaaggcaTGCGTCAATATATTAATTAGATTAAAATTAACTACTCCAACTGTAAAATTCCGTTGTTAAAATATATAACAATACATTTTAAGTTCAGGTTTATTATGAATATTCTTATTTATGCTCCAATTTATATTATGTACGCTTCACTTTTTCCCAAATTAATAGGAAGATTTAATTTGTTGTTGACAAATAAATTAACACCGTCTTGATTTGCTGCCCAATATCGCAAACCATTTTCATCTTGAGGATGACCAATCCAATTTGAATCTAATACATGAGAAAAAATGTTTTGTTTCCTCCCCCAGATATGGCAGAAGAACAGGGTGGTCGAATCTAATTTCTCAcataaatgaaaattaaaatttcgaATTGTCGTAAGATTATGAAATCCTAGATCATCGTCTCCAAAAATTGACAATATATCTTCAATGGTGGAGTATTTCCAGGGAGGCTGTTGACAACGTACGTAGACTTCATATTTATTACTCAAATCACATCTGATCTTGTTGTTTAAGGATCTGGCTTTGTACAACGTTAACTAAAACAGAACAAGAAATAGTGAAGCGTATGTGATCGTTGGAGAATTCATGTTCCGTGCGTTCTTTATACTAATGCCTGAGCTAGTTATATATACTTTTCAAGTTCAATTTATAGATATAAATATCTAAAACATTATTGTATCAGGAATTAATCCAGATATTTTGTTGTGGGACCTTCATATTTCCTCAAAAATATAGACCATTATCATCAAAATCTGGTGATAGAACCATATGAAAGCTTAGCAGAAATTAATAACGTGACaaaaaaattcacattttttaaaatctttagtTTGTAAAAATTATTATTGCTTTACATGTACACTTATTTTTGCCATCATTTTTGTGGATTTTTGTATTTGAAATCATCCATGTATTTGGTTGTATTCTTTATTTCGCGAGACATGTCAACGAtacttatatttataataaaataataataataaaatatgaaattatatACTTTGTATTCAATATTGAATACAAATTTTACATAATATTCAAATGAAGTTTTTATAAAAAGTTGTGTTTGTTTTTGTGATAATTTGTGGGgtccttagctcctaatcgttattgcaatgcaatctgattagggttaattaattacagtgGAAAACGAGTTCAAAATTTCTTcacaatgagcccaaaacattttttctagaatttataatactaaaaatagtatttaatctcatatcataaaacatgcccacacgaaatcaaaaaccaatcacatacaaacaactcatatcctcgggacatgccccggtatatagatacatatacatatatactgggaacaagacataaacataaaacctcagcccaagctgtggctccctcaagaagtaccctctccggtctcctgatatcgtggagtacctgccattgtccacacacaaagacaacaacagcctcccttgggggtgagcaaagctccgtatggaacaaccatcatatataccacaagtatctaaacaatgatatacggtatgcaatgcatgtatgtcgtggaggtatcaggtcaaatgcccatccactgagcacatgtcagaatcaaacgaatcgctatcaaatcaatgctcgagctggcacaccggcctcaataagggatactcgtatgatagcgtcgacaaagcgccatcaaatcccaaatctcatatccaatcttcggggccacaaatgtctatgattttaaaggtcatataataccaaacatatcattgtgttcacaaaccccagaatccaatcaaatcatatcagagtatccaaggatcatagctcaacgtgcatgtcatgtatcgatgtatgcatcaaacgaagtgtgttaacaaaacatttattttatatatcgaTATTCAAATCATAATGTCATGTATGACACATTAAATCATcacataaggcatatagacatgtattTCAACCCAATCAGAAGAACTGTTGAAAGAGTGAAAGACAGACATACAATCCAACATTGGACTAGAATGACTGGAAATATATAACACATACGATCTTATTCATTACAAGTAAATGTTTCAAAGTGATCATGCTATATGCGGCGGTTTATTCCAATCATGCATTTTCTTGAAGTTTGTCGGAGGATTACTCCCAGAAAGATACATCCCATCGCTTCGTACTTCCCAATAGCATATATTACCATGACATAAATCCTCGATTTTTGAATTAAAAACATCGAAACTGGCATCACTCGATCCCCAGAAGAAATGGCAAAAGTAAAGAGTTCTTTTAAAGAACGAATAGCAGAAGTTCCATTCGATATTATTATTTACGGGAATCGTGGAGTTCCATATCTCCTTATTTTTAGCAGCGCAATGGGCTCTCAAATCTGGGGTATTCGGGGGAAGAAGATTGCCGACATGAACGGTGTATTTTGACAGGAAACAATATCTTTTCTCCTCGAATGCCATTGCTTGGAAGAAATTGGCAATTATGAAGATTATCAGTAATTTGTGCTTCATCGTTCCAATGCTCAAAATGGACCGatggaaatatatatatatatatatatatatgtatgtatatgtattttgtCTCCAAGATGTTGATTTAAGGTTGCTTTTATAGATTCTGATTGAAATTTTTTGACAAAatgaaaatttgatattttgaaatagattttaaaaatttatatattatttccttatgaaatttaaatttggTCACCCATCTTCAAAATTTGTAAGCGGATTAAATGTTGAATCATGTTTGACTgccattttttttaatcttcctttttgttgggtgcaataattgtccatgcttggtagagcgatcgaaccgtggtgcttgagttgctgtgcggtttaaaagatttgagttgcaccattactactagctatagctttttgTAAAGTGGTaaacactcggtcctacaattggtatcagagccaaggtcacgagttcgattcccattgattgcaaggagtgtaattattgggagggacattgttgggtgcaataattgtccctgcttggtagagcgatcgaaccgtaggGCTTGATTtgctgtgcagtttaaaagatttgagttgcaccattactactaactatagtttttggtaaagcggtaagcactcggtcctacatttTTACAtaatttaagatattttaaaaatttcctATCAATTATGAAATATAATTTTGTGGATAAGGGAGAGAGATTCTCTCAAATCTCTGACTGGTCAATGATCCAGAacctatattttaaatgttgttaTAATATTTAATCAGGTGAATGTCCATTGTCGTCATAGGATTGTCTTagtattttcaaaataataagaatATCAAAGAATCAAACATaatatggacagattcgaaGCAATTTGAGCATTTAATTATGAAATATGGTCAATTGAAATAcccattttaaaattttggcatgagagaaataaaatcataattaacACTCTATCGCCACATATGAGTCCGAagaaacttaattttttttaaaaaaaataatcgaaaattcaaaaaaaattattattttgtgattttttttatttaaaaaaggcATGCATCAAGATATTAATTAGATTAAAATTAACTATTCCAACTGTAAAATTCCGTTGTTAAAATATATAACAATACATTTTAAGTTCAGGTTTATTATGAATATTCTTATTTATGCTCCAATTTATATTATGTACGCTCCACTTTTCCAAAATTAATAGGAAGATTTAATTTGTTGTTGACAAATAAATTAACACCGTCTTGATTTGCTGCCCAATAACGCAAACCATTTTCATCTTGAGGATGACCAATCCAATTTGAATCTAATACATGAGAAAAAAATGTTTTGTTTCCTCCACCagatatggcagaaaatgaaaattaaaatttcgaATTGTCGTACGATTATGAAATCCTAGATCATCGTCTCCAAATTGACAATATATCTTCAATTGTGGAGTATTCCCAAGGAGAGTACTGTTGACAACGTACGTAGACTTCATATTTATTACTAAAAACACATCTGATCTTGTTGTTTAAGGATCAGGCTTTGTACAACGTTAACTAAAAGAACAAGAAATAATGAAGCGTATATGATCTTTGGAGAATTCATGTTCCGTACGTTCTTTATACTAATGCCTGAGCCAGTTATATATACTTTTCAAGTTCAATTTATAGATATAAATATCTAAAACATTATTGTATCAGGAATTAATCCAGATGTTTTGCTATGGGACCTTCATATTTCCTCAAAAATATAGAACATTATCATCAAAATCTGGTGATAGAACCATATGAAAGCTTAGCAGAAATTAATAACGTGACaaaaaaattcacattttttaaaatctttagtTTGTAAAAATTATCATTGCTTTAAACTTATTTTTGCCATCATTTTTGTGGATTTTTGCATTTGAAATCATCCATGTATTTGGTTGTATTCTTTTTTCCGCGAGATGTGTCAACGAtacttatatttataataaaataataataaaatatgaaattatatACTTTGTATTCAATATTGAATACAAATTTTACATAATATTCAAATGAAGTTTTTATAAAAAGTTGTGTTTGTTTTTGTGATAATTTGTGGGgtccttagctcctaatcgttattgcaatgcaatctgattagggttaattaattacagtgGAAAACGAGTTCAAAATTTCTTcacaatgagcccaaaacattttttctagaatttataatactaaaaatagtatttaatctcatatcataaaacatgcccacacgaaatcaaaaaccaatcacatacaaacaactcatatcctcgggacatgccccggtatatagatacatatacatatatactgggaacaagacataaacataaaacctcagcccaagctgtggctccctcaagaagtaccctctccggtctcctgatatcgtggagtacctgccattgtccacacacaaagacaacaacagcctcccttgggggtgagcaaagctccgtatggaacaaccatcatatataccacaagtatctaaacaatgatatacggtatgcaatgcatgtatgtcgtggaggtatcaggtcaaatgcccatccactgaacacatgtcagaatcaaacgaatcgctatcaaatcaatgctcgagctggcacaccggcctcaataagggatactcgtatgatagcgtcgacaaagcgccatcaaatcccaaatctcatatccaatcttcggggccacaaatgtctatgattttaaaggtcatataataccaaacatatcattgtgttcacaaaccccagaatccaatcaaatcatatcagagtatccaaggatcatagctcaacgtgcatgtcatgtatcgatgtatgcatcaaacgaagtgtgttaacaaaacatttattttatacatcgatattcaaatcatAATGTCATGTATGACACATTAAATCATcacataaggcatatagacatgtattccaatccaatcagaAGAACTGTTGAAAGAGTGAAAGACAGACATACAATCCAACATTGGACTAGAATGACTGGAAATATATAACACATACGATCTTATTCATTACAAGTAAATGTTTCAAAGTGATCATGCTATATGCGGCGGTTTATTCCAATCATGCATTTTCTTGAAGTTTGTCGGAGGATTACTCCCAGAAAGATACATCCCATCGCTTCGTACTTCCCAATAGCATATATTACCATGACATAAATCCTCGATTTTTGAATTAAAAACATCGAAACTGGCATCACTCGATCCCCAGAAGAAATGGCAAAAGTAAAGAGTTCTTTTAAAGAACGAATAGCAGAAGTTCCATTCGATATTATTATTTACGGGAATCGTGGAGTTCCATATCTCCTTATTTTTAGCAGCGCAATGGGCTCTCAAATCTGGGGTATTCGGGGGAAGAAGATTGCCGACATGAACGGTGTATTTTGACAGGAAACAATATCTTTTCTCCTCGAATGCCATTGCTTGGAAGAAATTGGCAATTATGAAGATTATCAGTAATTTGTGCTTCATCGTTCCAATGCTCAAAATGGACCGatggaaatatatatatatatatatatatatgtatgtatatgtattttgtCTCCAAGATGTTGATTTAAGGTTGCTTTTATAGATTCTGATTGAAATTTTTTGACAAAatgaaaatttgatattttgaaatagattttaaaaatttatatattatttccttatgaaatttaaatttggTCACCCATCTTCAAAATTTGTAAGCGGATTAAATGTTGAATCATGTTTGACTgccattttttttaatcttcctttttgttgggtgcaataattgtccatgcttggtagagcgatcgaaccgtggtgcttgagttgctgtgcggtttaaaagatttgagttgcaccattactactagctatagctttttgTAAAGTGGTaaacactcggtcctacaattggtatcagagccaaggtcacgagttcgattcccattgattgcaaggagtgtaattattgggagggacattgttgggtgcaataattgtccctgcttggtagagcgatcgaaccgtaggGCTTGATTtgctgtgcagtttaaaagatttgagttgcaccattactactaactatagtttttggtaaagcggtaagcactcggtcctacatttTTACAtaatttaagatattttaaaaatttcctATCAATTATGAAATATAATTTTGTGGATAAGGGAGAGAGATTCTCTCAAATCTCTGACTGGTCAATGATCCAGAacctatattttaaatgttgttaTAATATTTAATCAGGTGAATGTCCATTGTCGTCATAGGATTGTCTTagtattttcaaaataataagaatATCAAAGAATCAAACATaatatggacagattcgaaGCAATTTGAGCATTTAATTATGAAATATGGTCAATTGAAATAcccattttaaaattttggcatgagagaaataaaatcataattaacACTCTATCGCCACATATGAGTCCGAagaaacttaattttttttaaaaaaaataatcgaaaattcaaaaaaaattattattttgtgattttttttatttaaaaaaggcATGCATCAAGATATTAATTAGATTAAAATTAACTATTCCAACTGTAAAATTCCGTTGTTAAAATATATAACAATACATTTTAAGTTCAGGTTTATTATGAATATTCTTATTTATGCTCCAATTTATATTATGTACGCTCCACTTTTCCAAAATTAATAGGAAGATTTAATTTGTTGTTGACAAATAAATTAACACCGTCTTGATTTGCTGCCCAATAACGCAAACCATTTTCATCTTGAGGATGACCAATCCAATTTGAATCTAATACATGAGAAAAAAATGTTTTGTTTCCTCCACCagatatggcagaaaatgaaaattaaaatttcgaATTGTCGTACGATTATGAAATCCTAGATCATCGTCTCCAAATTGACAATATATCTTCAATTGTGGAGTATTCCCAAGGAGAGTACTGTTGACAACGTACGTAGACTTCATATTTATTACTAAAAACACATCTGATCTTGTTGTTTAAGGATCAGGCTTTGTACAACGTTAACTAAAAGAACAAGAAATAATGAAGCGTATATGATCTTTGGAGAATTCATGTTCCGTACGTTCTTTATACTAATGCCTGAGCCAGTTATATATACTTTTCAAGTTCAATTTATAGATATAAATATCTAAAACATTATTGTATCAGGAATTAATCCAGATGTTTTGCTATGGGACCTTCATATTTCCTCAAAAATATAGAACATTATCATCAAAATCTGGTGATAGAACCATATGAAAGCTTAGCAGAAATTAATAACGTGACaaaaaaattcacattttttaaaatctttagtTTGTAAAAATTATCATTGCTTTAAACTTATTTTTGCCATCATTTTTGTGGATTTTTGCATTTGAAATCATCCATGTATTTGGTTGTATTCTTTTTTCCGCGAGATGTGTCAACGAtacttatatttata
This genomic interval from Primulina eburnea isolate SZY01 chromosome 16, ASM2296580v1, whole genome shotgun sequence contains the following:
- the LOC140817281 gene encoding S-protein homolog 2-like, producing the protein MAFEEKRYCSIFLSKYTIHVGNLLPPNTPDLRAHCAAKNKEIWNSTIPVNNNIEWNFCYSFFRRTLYFCHFFWGSSDASFDVFNSKIADLCYGNICYWEVRSDGMYLSGSNPPTNFKKMHDWNKPPHIA